A genomic window from Candidatus Protochlamydia phocaeensis includes:
- the obgE gene encoding GTPase ObgE, giving the protein MFIDRVVIEFVAGKGGNGVVAWRREKFIPKGGPSGGNGGKGGSVILEADAQIVSLDWFRHRRLIKAHNGGDGGGNCQQGRNGQDLILKVPCGTLVKDSKTGEILHDFVNDKERFILCKGGRGGRGNDSFKTPTNRAPNTCTSGTLGEVKHIELELKLIADVGLVGFPNAGKSTLISSLAGLRVKVAAYPFTTLQPNLGFIELGNYQRIYIADIPGIIEGASHNRGLGLEFLRHIERTKLLIFILDASGIDGRTPTHDFRVLREEIGAYNPELLERPYLVALNKIDAEEAPALMEEFCRTYEIPPHALFKISAAYGDGLQALVEEMARRLQAPQEEAY; this is encoded by the coding sequence ATGTTTATTGATCGCGTAGTCATTGAATTTGTGGCCGGCAAAGGCGGCAATGGTGTTGTTGCCTGGCGGCGTGAAAAGTTTATTCCCAAAGGCGGTCCCTCGGGCGGCAATGGAGGAAAGGGAGGATCTGTTATCCTGGAAGCTGATGCACAAATTGTTTCGCTCGATTGGTTTCGCCATCGCCGTTTGATTAAAGCGCATAACGGAGGCGACGGGGGCGGAAATTGCCAACAGGGGCGGAATGGACAAGATCTCATCTTAAAAGTTCCGTGCGGGACCTTGGTCAAAGATTCCAAAACGGGAGAAATCCTGCATGACTTTGTCAATGATAAAGAGCGCTTTATCTTATGTAAGGGAGGAAGAGGAGGCCGGGGTAACGACAGCTTTAAAACGCCTACAAACCGCGCTCCCAACACCTGTACATCGGGCACACTAGGTGAAGTCAAGCACATTGAATTGGAGTTAAAACTCATTGCCGATGTCGGCTTAGTCGGCTTCCCCAATGCGGGCAAATCGACTTTGATTTCTTCTCTGGCCGGCTTGCGCGTAAAAGTGGCCGCTTATCCCTTTACGACTTTGCAGCCTAATCTAGGATTCATTGAGTTGGGCAACTATCAGCGCATTTATATAGCGGATATTCCGGGTATCATTGAAGGGGCAAGCCACAATCGCGGTCTTGGATTGGAATTTTTACGCCATATCGAGCGCACGAAGCTTTTGATCTTTATCTTGGATGCATCCGGAATTGATGGACGCACACCTACTCATGACTTCCGCGTTTTACGCGAAGAAATCGGCGCTTATAATCCTGAATTACTGGAAAGGCCTTATTTAGTGGCGTTAAATAAGATTGATGCGGAAGAAGCCCCGGCCTTGATGGAAGAATTCTGCCGCACCTATGAAATTCCTCCGCATGCGCTCTTCAAAATTTCGGCAGCCTATGGCGATGGCCTGCAAGCGCTTGTGGAAGAGATGGCTCGTCGCTTGCAAGCGCCGCAAGAAGAGGCGTATTAA
- the rpmA gene encoding 50S ribosomal protein L27, whose amino-acid sequence MAHKKGQGSTRNGRDSHSKRLGVKVGSGEVVRAGSILVRQRGTKWHPAKNVGRGTDDTLFALADGVVSFRKSNKTYVSIETGA is encoded by the coding sequence ATGGCGCATAAGAAAGGTCAGGGTTCAACCCGTAACGGTCGCGATTCCCATTCAAAGCGTCTCGGCGTGAAAGTGGGATCTGGAGAAGTGGTCAGAGCAGGAAGCATCCTCGTTAGACAGCGTGGAACAAAGTGGCATCCTGCCAAGAATGTTGGTCGTGGAACAGATGATACGCTTTTTGCACTTGCTGATGGAGTTGTTTCTTTCCGCAAGTCCAATAAGACTTATGTCTCTATTGAAACAGGCGCTTAA
- the rplU gene encoding 50S ribosomal protein L21, producing the protein MYAIIKTGGKQYTVKEGDIIDVELLNTDPGAQVEFSDVLFANDGSKTQIGSPAIANFLVYGEVLEIVKGEKVKGLKYKASHNQRRTWGHRQKYARVKITGIGSQRQGKGGKHGA; encoded by the coding sequence ATGTACGCCATTATTAAAACAGGTGGAAAGCAGTATACTGTCAAAGAAGGCGACATCATTGATGTTGAGCTGCTTAATACCGATCCAGGCGCTCAAGTTGAATTCAGCGATGTCTTATTTGCTAACGACGGTTCAAAGACTCAGATTGGTTCGCCTGCGATTGCCAACTTTCTCGTTTATGGAGAAGTGTTGGAAATTGTAAAGGGAGAAAAGGTAAAAGGCTTGAAATACAAAGCTAGCCACAACCAACGCCGTACCTGGGGCCATCGCCAAAAGTATGCTCGCGTTAAAATAACTGGAATTGGAAGCCAACGTCAAGGTAAGGGAGGAAAGCATGGCGCATAA